From Vibrio crassostreae, one genomic window encodes:
- a CDS encoding DUF4250 domain-containing protein, with protein MNLANFEKMDPVMLMSIVNMKLRDDFGGDIDRVVNFYEIDKAALIAKLASAGFEFLPEAKQFR; from the coding sequence ATGAACCTCGCTAATTTTGAAAAAATGGATCCTGTAATGTTGATGAGCATCGTCAACATGAAGCTACGTGACGACTTCGGCGGTGATATAGATCGAGTGGTCAACTTCTACGAGATCGACAAAGCAGCATTGATCGCTAAACTTGCGTCTGCTGGTTTTGAATTCCTTCCAGAAGCCAAACAGTTTCGATAG
- the truC gene encoding tRNA pseudouridine(65) synthase TruC, which produces MLEIIYQDEYFVAVNKPAGMLVHRSWLDKHETQFVMQTLRDQIGQHVFPLHRLDRPTSGVLVFALSSEVASEVMPMFANHEMQKTYHAIVRGWIEEGDTLDYALKVELDKIADKFAKEDKEAQEAVTVYEPLAKVEVPYSTGRFPTSRYCLVEMMPKTGRKHQLRRHMAHLRHPIVGDTSHGDGKHNRLFRDDLDSHRLLLHASELRFIHPFTKEELVMKANLDETWLRLFETFEWDTNLIDAQTCLSK; this is translated from the coding sequence ATGTTAGAGATCATTTATCAAGATGAGTATTTTGTCGCGGTGAATAAGCCCGCTGGCATGCTGGTGCATCGCTCATGGTTGGATAAACACGAAACGCAATTTGTGATGCAAACACTGCGTGATCAAATTGGTCAGCACGTATTTCCTCTGCATCGCTTAGATCGCCCAACGTCTGGCGTATTGGTGTTTGCGCTATCGAGTGAGGTCGCCTCTGAGGTGATGCCAATGTTCGCTAACCATGAGATGCAAAAGACTTACCATGCAATTGTTCGTGGTTGGATAGAAGAGGGCGATACGCTTGATTACGCACTTAAGGTTGAGCTGGATAAGATCGCAGATAAGTTCGCGAAAGAAGACAAAGAAGCGCAAGAGGCTGTGACGGTTTATGAACCGCTAGCAAAAGTCGAAGTACCCTATTCAACGGGACGTTTCCCAACGAGCCGCTACTGCTTGGTTGAGATGATGCCAAAAACAGGCCGTAAACATCAGCTGCGTCGTCATATGGCTCACCTAAGACACCCAATCGTTGGCGATACTTCGCATGGTGACGGTAAACACAATCGACTGTTTCGTGATGATTTAGATTCGCACCGTTTGTTGCTGCATGCCTCTGAATTGCGCTTCATTCATCCTTTCACTAAAGAAGAGTTGGTCATGAAGGCGAACCTGGATGAAACTTGGCTAAGGTTGTTTGAAACCTTTGAGTGGGATACCAACTTAATCGATGCTCAAACTTGCTTGTCGAAGTAA
- a CDS encoding DUF3549 family protein — translation METIHTLTQLLKNSGCQYDIYDLGRRIQKIDNTLFSDVEQGKQPYPFPLQKQAHLAISYWNEHKQPWIWFLKFKLDERGLLHQGDVGNFLKFVIEAMGTRLNGEISEEQQQKLSNNPYTFKPSEDKMAVFHSQVRSGLDLATSQYYEHAQHYFTGDLGWDNWKTVGLQGITDMCARLGSQQNGVAIRKALNKLPSEPLYATLGALEHTQINDKLAQRLQEMAENEINSQEPDLFLLSALVRALSGAEPSTTNAVINQVLASPRLSHQEVLIGLAGRSWHALQDPAIAEQFLLRLAQTGNQNLFNQLFADLVMIPTLRMVFLPLLNSNPSPELANALVELQQAAKAK, via the coding sequence ATGGAAACGATTCACACGCTCACTCAGTTACTCAAGAATAGCGGTTGCCAATACGATATCTACGACCTAGGTCGTCGCATTCAGAAGATCGACAACACCTTATTCTCTGATGTTGAGCAAGGGAAACAGCCGTACCCATTTCCACTTCAGAAACAAGCTCACTTAGCCATTAGTTACTGGAACGAACACAAGCAGCCTTGGATTTGGTTTCTAAAGTTCAAGCTGGACGAAAGGGGCCTGTTGCATCAAGGCGATGTAGGTAACTTCCTTAAGTTTGTCATAGAAGCAATGGGCACACGTCTAAACGGCGAGATCAGCGAAGAGCAACAACAAAAGCTGTCTAACAACCCATACACGTTTAAGCCTTCAGAGGACAAGATGGCCGTGTTCCATAGCCAAGTAAGATCAGGTTTAGATCTGGCGACTAGCCAATACTACGAACACGCTCAACACTACTTCACTGGTGATCTAGGCTGGGATAACTGGAAAACTGTTGGTCTTCAAGGTATCACCGATATGTGTGCTCGCCTAGGCAGCCAACAAAACGGTGTCGCGATTCGTAAAGCATTGAACAAACTACCATCAGAACCTCTATACGCAACACTAGGGGCGCTTGAGCACACGCAAATCAATGACAAGCTGGCTCAACGCTTACAAGAGATGGCCGAAAATGAGATCAATAGCCAAGAACCGGATCTGTTCTTGCTGTCTGCGTTGGTTCGTGCCCTTTCTGGTGCAGAACCAAGCACAACGAATGCCGTAATTAACCAAGTTCTGGCGAGCCCACGCTTAAGTCACCAAGAAGTGTTAATTGGTTTGGCTGGTCGAAGCTGGCACGCACTGCAAGATCCTGCGATTGCTGAGCAATTCTTGCTGCGCCTCGCACAAACAGGTAACCAAAACTTGTTCAATCAGTTATTTGCAGATTTAGTGATGATCCCAACTCTGAGAATGGTATTTTTACCGCTACTGAACTCAAATCCATCACCAGAACTTGCAAACGCACTGGTCGAACTGCAGCAAGCGGCTAAAGCTAAATAA
- a CDS encoding YqcC family protein, with protein sequence MTAATKLPPLLQQLEQQMRQCSLWSDVPPSDEALASVEPFAIDCLQPEEWLQWIFIVKINAMMDAKMPLPKGFAIHPYFCEVWKNEADKAELLVTIQSIDEVCA encoded by the coding sequence ATGACAGCTGCCACAAAGTTACCTCCTTTACTTCAACAATTAGAACAACAAATGCGCCAATGTTCGCTGTGGAGTGATGTTCCACCTTCGGACGAAGCTCTGGCCAGTGTTGAACCTTTTGCTATTGATTGTCTACAACCGGAAGAGTGGTTGCAGTGGATCTTTATCGTTAAGATCAACGCAATGATGGATGCGAAAATGCCCCTACCGAAGGGCTTTGCTATCCATCCTTATTTTTGTGAAGTTTGGAAAAATGAGGCAGACAAGGCTGAGCTGCTAGTGACGATTCAGAGCATTGATGAGGTATGCGCGTAA
- the tsaA gene encoding tRNA (N6-threonylcarbamoyladenosine(37)-N6)-methyltransferase TrmO has protein sequence MYTIEPVGFIDSPYKEKFAVPRQPRLVPTSTSRVRLVDAANCLESVRGIEQFSHVWLLFLFDKNLEAGWKPTVRPPRLGGNERIGVFASRATFRPNGIGMSAVELKGVSQEKGQTWLDLGSVDLVDGTPIIDIKPYIPYSDSIPDALGGFAADEPEVLDVNFSQQAQSKLASHPQARHIVQVIKEVLGQDPRPAYKKGKPDNKEYAVNLFDLNVKFVVETLFINVTDIERF, from the coding sequence ATGTACACCATTGAACCTGTTGGCTTTATTGACTCTCCTTATAAAGAGAAGTTCGCTGTGCCAAGGCAGCCTAGGTTGGTACCCACATCCACCTCAAGAGTCAGGTTAGTTGATGCAGCAAACTGCCTTGAGTCTGTTCGTGGTATTGAGCAATTTAGCCATGTTTGGTTACTATTTCTGTTCGACAAGAACCTTGAAGCAGGCTGGAAACCAACCGTGAGGCCACCTCGCCTTGGCGGGAATGAACGTATTGGTGTATTCGCGTCTCGTGCCACATTCAGACCGAATGGAATTGGCATGTCTGCGGTTGAACTAAAAGGTGTGTCTCAAGAGAAAGGACAAACTTGGTTGGATCTCGGCAGCGTCGACTTAGTAGATGGCACACCGATCATCGACATCAAGCCTTATATCCCCTACTCAGATTCGATTCCGGACGCATTGGGAGGGTTTGCTGCCGATGAACCAGAAGTGCTCGACGTTAACTTTTCGCAGCAAGCGCAAAGTAAGCTAGCCAGTCATCCACAAGCGCGCCATATCGTTCAGGTGATCAAAGAAGTATTAGGCCAAGATCCTCGTCCTGCCTATAAGAAAGGTAAACCTGACAACAAGGAATATGCGGTAAATTTGTTCGATCTTAACGTGAAATTCGTAGTTGAAACACTTTTCATCAATGTAACTGACATTGAACGCTTTTGA
- a CDS encoding YaeP family protein translates to MKVYDCCDLVRELYSQIGSGDQGYIPKAITCAVKTLNDLAADESLPKEARERAAFAAANLLISDFED, encoded by the coding sequence ATGAAAGTATACGATTGTTGTGATTTGGTGCGTGAACTGTATTCTCAAATTGGCAGTGGCGACCAAGGCTATATCCCGAAAGCGATCACCTGCGCGGTAAAAACATTGAATGACCTTGCTGCAGACGAATCTCTTCCTAAAGAAGCGCGTGAGCGTGCAGCCTTTGCCGCTGCAAACCTGCTGATCTCAGATTTCGAGGACTAA
- a CDS encoding DUF3461 family protein, which yields MYPNLTGLGIHEPKQIERYSLRQEAHKDILKIYFRKQKGELFAKSVKFKYPRQVKSVLVSGGNNQYKEVTEINRNLTLVIDELNKITKPTPTAEVDVKQKILTDLRHLEKVVSSKIAEIEADLEKLK from the coding sequence ATGTATCCAAACCTCACTGGCTTAGGTATCCACGAACCTAAACAGATTGAACGTTATTCCCTTCGCCAAGAAGCTCATAAAGATATCCTGAAAATTTACTTTCGTAAGCAGAAAGGTGAACTGTTCGCAAAAAGCGTTAAGTTTAAATACCCACGACAAGTGAAAAGTGTGCTTGTTAGCGGTGGCAATAATCAATACAAAGAAGTGACCGAGATTAACCGCAACCTCACTCTTGTAATTGATGAACTCAACAAGATAACCAAACCGACGCCAACAGCTGAGGTGGATGTGAAGCAGAAGATCCTTACCGACTTACGCCATCTAGAGAAAGTGGTATCAAGTAAGATCGCTGAGATCGAAGCCGATCTAGAAAAGCTAAAATGA
- the ykgO gene encoding type B 50S ribosomal protein L36 — protein MKVVKSLKSAKSRHPDCQIVKRRGRHYVICKTNPRFKAVQK, from the coding sequence ATGAAAGTCGTGAAATCACTGAAAAGTGCAAAGAGCCGTCACCCGGATTGTCAGATAGTAAAACGCAGAGGCCGACACTATGTTATCTGTAAAACTAATCCGAGATTCAAAGCGGTTCAGAAATAA
- a CDS encoding type B 50S ribosomal protein L31, giving the protein MKPNIHPDYRPVVFHDTSVDEYFLIGSTLKTDRTIEWEDGNIYPYFTIEVSSKSHPFYTGKQRVLHKEGRVANFTRRFGQLGKGAK; this is encoded by the coding sequence ATGAAACCGAATATCCATCCAGATTACCGTCCCGTGGTCTTTCATGACACCAGTGTCGATGAGTACTTCTTAATCGGCTCAACGCTAAAAACAGACCGTACTATCGAATGGGAAGACGGTAATATTTATCCTTACTTCACGATTGAGGTGTCGTCAAAGTCGCACCCTTTCTATACCGGTAAACAGAGAGTGCTACATAAAGAGGGACGTGTTGCGAACTTCACTCGTCGTTTTGGTCAACTAGGTAAGGGAGCGAAATAA
- a CDS encoding AbgT family transporter has product MSSSASIKNNSPKKPIFTRFLDGVEYLGNLLPHPITLFAIFCVAILVTSGIAGYFEVSVMDPRPEGAPGRAADGMIYVVSLLNAEGLQLIVTNLVKNFVGFAPLGTVLVAMLGVAIAEHSGLLSAAMRGMVMGASKRMVTVTVVFAGIISNTASELGYVVLIPLAAMLFHSLGRHPLAGLAAAFAGVSGGYSANLLIGTVDPLLSGITETAAQMIDPTYSVGPESNWYFMFVSTFFIAITGAFVTEKIVEPKLGKYNDEEASEDLSNDSMGKLTDVEKKGLKLAGIAVLAVSALLAWTIVPADGVLRSAAGTVSGSPFLKSIVAFIFVFFAVPGFVYGKVTGTMKTDRDVIDAMSKSMSSMGMYIVLVFFAAQFVAFFKWTNFGQVFAVAGATFLQDIGLTGPMLFFAFILMCGFINLMIGSASAQWAVTAPIFVPMLMLVGYAPETIQAAYRIGDSTTNIITPMMSYFGLILAVATRYMKNLGIGTLIATMLPYSIVFLVGWSLMFYVWVFVFGLPVGPGAATYYTP; this is encoded by the coding sequence ATGAGTTCATCAGCTTCAATAAAAAACAACTCGCCAAAGAAACCTATTTTTACCCGTTTTCTCGATGGTGTTGAATATTTGGGGAACCTATTACCCCACCCAATCACTCTTTTCGCAATCTTCTGTGTCGCTATTCTAGTTACTTCAGGTATCGCTGGATATTTTGAAGTGTCTGTTATGGACCCTCGCCCAGAAGGTGCTCCAGGTCGTGCTGCTGACGGCATGATCTACGTTGTAAGCTTACTTAACGCTGAAGGCTTACAGCTCATTGTTACTAATCTAGTTAAAAACTTTGTTGGCTTTGCGCCATTAGGTACCGTGCTTGTTGCAATGCTAGGTGTAGCGATTGCTGAACACTCAGGTCTATTATCTGCGGCGATGCGTGGCATGGTAATGGGCGCATCTAAGCGTATGGTTACGGTAACCGTAGTTTTTGCCGGTATTATCTCTAACACGGCTTCAGAGCTTGGTTACGTAGTACTTATCCCTCTTGCAGCAATGCTTTTCCACTCTTTGGGTCGCCACCCATTAGCGGGTCTAGCGGCAGCATTTGCTGGTGTATCTGGTGGTTACTCTGCAAACCTTCTAATCGGTACGGTTGATCCACTGCTTTCTGGTATTACAGAAACAGCAGCACAAATGATCGACCCGACTTACAGCGTCGGTCCTGAATCAAACTGGTACTTCATGTTTGTTTCGACTTTCTTCATTGCGATTACAGGTGCATTTGTAACTGAGAAGATTGTTGAGCCAAAACTGGGTAAATACAACGATGAAGAAGCGTCTGAAGACCTATCAAATGATTCGATGGGTAAACTAACAGACGTTGAGAAGAAAGGCCTTAAGCTTGCGGGTATCGCAGTGCTAGCGGTATCTGCACTTCTTGCTTGGACGATTGTTCCAGCTGACGGCGTTCTACGTTCAGCCGCAGGTACGGTTTCAGGTTCTCCATTCCTGAAAAGTATCGTAGCGTTCATCTTCGTATTCTTCGCAGTTCCTGGTTTCGTTTACGGTAAAGTTACCGGCACAATGAAAACCGACCGTGATGTAATCGATGCAATGTCTAAATCTATGTCTTCAATGGGTATGTACATAGTACTTGTGTTCTTTGCTGCTCAGTTTGTTGCTTTCTTCAAGTGGACTAACTTCGGTCAAGTATTCGCAGTTGCAGGTGCTACGTTCCTACAGGATATCGGCCTAACGGGTCCAATGTTGTTTTTCGCATTCATCCTAATGTGTGGCTTCATTAACCTGATGATCGGTTCGGCTTCTGCTCAGTGGGCCGTTACAGCACCTATCTTCGTTCCAATGCTAATGCTAGTAGGCTACGCACCAGAAACGATTCAAGCGGCTTACCGTATCGGTGACTCAACAACGAACATCATTACTCCAATGATGAGCTACTTCGGTCTTATCCTTGCTGTAGCGACGCGTTACATGAAGAACTTAGGTATCGGTACTTTGATTGCAACTATGCTTCCATACTCAATCGTATTCTTGGTTGGTTGGAGCTTAATGTTCTACGTTTGGGTATTCGTATTTGGCCTACCAGTAGGTCCGGGCGCTGCAACTTACTACACGCCTTAG
- a CDS encoding YaiI/YqxD family protein: MKIWVDADACPKVIRETIVRAAERTGVECTFVANHLVPVPKRNNIHSIQVPSGFDIADDEIVKRTEPGDLVITSDIPLADEVITKGGQALSSRGELYTKETIKARLNIRDFMDTMRSSGIQTGGPSALSQTDRREFANHLDRLLAKR, translated from the coding sequence ATGAAGATATGGGTTGATGCGGACGCTTGTCCAAAGGTTATCCGAGAAACAATCGTACGCGCAGCTGAGCGCACAGGGGTTGAATGTACCTTTGTGGCAAACCATCTGGTTCCCGTTCCTAAACGCAATAACATTCACTCGATTCAAGTACCAAGCGGATTTGATATTGCTGATGATGAAATCGTAAAGCGCACTGAACCTGGCGATCTTGTGATTACATCCGATATCCCTCTGGCTGACGAAGTGATCACCAAAGGTGGCCAAGCTCTCAGCTCTCGTGGTGAGCTTTACACCAAAGAGACCATCAAAGCACGTCTGAATATTCGTGACTTTATGGATACCATGCGCTCAAGTGGCATCCAAACGGGTGGCCCAAGTGCCTTATCACAGACCGATCGCCGTGAGTTCGCCAACCACCTCGATCGCCTGCTAGCAAAACGCTAA
- a CDS encoding GNAT family N-acetyltransferase — translation MTIATSRTLLVPYTEQLELDFIKLNCCPINRAEMNGPHSVASAKHLFQEILQDNVGFCRAIIHNQTREYLGHVFVSSEKGKHELGFILDKEYWNQGIASEVLKPFFSLVRFEERLTNVVATVNVGHNPSIKLLEKLGFAFKETKQDQFGPYHEYRYTEYCDVTFYEAVAQTA, via the coding sequence ATGACGATAGCAACCTCAAGAACGCTGTTGGTACCTTATACTGAACAGCTAGAACTCGACTTTATCAAGTTAAATTGCTGCCCCATTAATCGTGCCGAAATGAATGGACCTCACTCTGTCGCCTCTGCGAAGCACCTTTTTCAAGAAATACTGCAAGATAACGTCGGCTTCTGCCGCGCGATCATCCACAACCAAACCCGTGAATATCTTGGACATGTCTTTGTTTCATCGGAAAAGGGTAAGCATGAACTTGGCTTTATTTTGGATAAAGAATACTGGAATCAAGGTATTGCTAGTGAGGTACTAAAACCTTTCTTTAGTTTGGTGCGCTTTGAAGAACGTTTAACGAATGTTGTTGCGACTGTGAATGTCGGACACAACCCATCCATTAAGCTATTAGAAAAATTAGGCTTTGCATTTAAAGAGACCAAACAAGATCAGTTTGGCCCTTATCATGAATATCGTTATACCGAGTATTGCGACGTTACATTCTATGAGGCTGTAGCTCAAACCGCATAG
- a CDS encoding tellurite resistance TerB family protein: MDIKSLLNQALKSDLVKQGTQKLSQGSSSLSGLSQGNNGKSSSKSTLGAFGAGAVGGGLLGALMGSKKTKKMGKKAAGIGGAAALGALAYKVYNDYQSKQGQTPNAEQAQFDENDSNHSVLILRSMIAASKADGHVDEEEMAKIEQAVENMGADYQLTKLVSEELHKPLDASEIAQLATSPQQASEIYLASLIVADEQNFMEKAYLKELAKQLNLADEVTYQLEQQISG; encoded by the coding sequence ATGGATATCAAAAGCTTACTGAACCAAGCACTTAAGTCAGATCTCGTTAAACAAGGCACTCAGAAACTTTCACAAGGTTCTTCAAGTTTAAGTGGCCTTTCTCAAGGCAACAATGGCAAGAGTAGCAGTAAAAGTACACTCGGAGCCTTCGGTGCAGGCGCTGTTGGTGGCGGGCTATTAGGTGCATTAATGGGTTCTAAGAAAACCAAGAAAATGGGTAAGAAAGCCGCAGGTATTGGTGGCGCAGCAGCTCTGGGCGCTCTCGCTTACAAGGTCTACAACGACTACCAATCTAAACAAGGCCAAACACCGAATGCCGAGCAAGCTCAATTTGATGAGAACGACTCAAACCATAGCGTACTGATTCTCAGATCAATGATTGCCGCATCCAAAGCCGATGGCCATGTCGATGAAGAAGAGATGGCTAAGATTGAACAAGCCGTCGAGAACATGGGTGCCGATTATCAACTGACTAAATTGGTGTCTGAAGAGTTGCACAAACCACTCGATGCAAGTGAAATCGCTCAACTCGCGACATCACCGCAACAAGCCAGCGAAATCTACTTAGCCTCTTTGATCGTAGCCGACGAACAGAACTTCATGGAAAAGGCGTACCTCAAAGAGTTAGCCAAACAACTCAACCTTGCTGATGAAGTGACTTATCAACTTGAACAGCAAATATCTGGTTAA
- a CDS encoding proline--tRNA ligase, giving the protein MRTSNYLLSTLKETPNDAEVISHQLMLRAGMIRKLASGLYTWLPTGLRVLRKVENIVRQEIDNAGAVEILMPVVQPFELWEETGRSEKMGPELLRFTDRHSRPFVLSPTAEEVVTSLVRNEISSYKQLPLNLYQIQTKFRDERRPRFGVMRAREFSMMDAYSFDIDKEGLEKSYQAMHDAYCKAFDRMGLEYRPVLADSGAIGGSGSQEFHVLAESGEDLIAFSTESDYAANIEKAEALAPTEDAAAPTQEMELVDTPNAKTIAELVEQHGLAIEKTVKTLFVKASDEVEADIIALIIRGDHELNEVKAENLPQVAAPLEMASEEEIRALVGAGPGSLGPVGLELPFIVDRSVAVMSDFGAGANVDGKHYFGINWGRDVELAQIEDLRNVVEGDLSPCGQGTIQLKRGIEVGHIFQLGNTYSKAMNCNVLGPDGKSVILEMGCYGIGVSRVVASAIEQNHDKYGITWPDALAPFQVAIVPMNMHKSERVKEAAEKLYAELTAMGIEVLFDDRKERPGVMFKDIELVGIPHTIVIGDRSMDEGNFEYKNRRTGDKEAIAMDTVIEHLKAQLA; this is encoded by the coding sequence ATGCGTACCAGTAACTACCTTCTTTCTACTCTGAAAGAGACTCCAAACGACGCAGAAGTTATCAGCCACCAGCTGATGCTACGTGCAGGTATGATCCGTAAGCTAGCTTCAGGTTTATATACTTGGCTACCTACTGGTCTACGTGTACTGCGTAAAGTCGAAAATATCGTTCGCCAAGAGATCGATAATGCAGGTGCCGTTGAAATCTTGATGCCCGTAGTTCAACCGTTTGAGCTTTGGGAAGAGACTGGCCGTTCTGAAAAGATGGGTCCTGAGCTACTTCGTTTCACAGACCGTCACTCTCGTCCGTTTGTTCTTAGCCCAACAGCTGAAGAAGTAGTGACGAGCCTAGTACGTAACGAGATCAGCTCTTACAAACAGCTACCTTTAAACCTGTACCAAATCCAGACTAAATTCCGCGATGAGCGCCGCCCTCGTTTTGGCGTAATGCGTGCACGTGAATTCTCTATGATGGATGCGTACAGCTTTGATATCGATAAAGAAGGCTTAGAAAAGTCTTACCAAGCGATGCACGATGCTTACTGTAAAGCATTCGACCGCATGGGCCTTGAGTACCGTCCAGTATTGGCAGACTCTGGCGCAATCGGCGGCAGCGGCTCTCAAGAGTTCCACGTTCTTGCTGAAAGCGGCGAAGACCTAATCGCATTCTCAACTGAGTCAGATTACGCAGCAAACATCGAAAAAGCAGAAGCACTTGCTCCTACTGAAGATGCTGCAGCACCAACTCAAGAGATGGAACTGGTTGATACACCAAACGCGAAAACTATCGCAGAATTGGTAGAGCAACACGGTCTAGCAATCGAGAAGACAGTTAAGACTCTATTCGTTAAAGCTTCTGATGAAGTAGAAGCAGATATTATTGCTCTGATCATCCGTGGTGACCACGAGCTTAACGAAGTGAAAGCAGAGAACCTTCCACAAGTTGCTGCTCCGCTAGAGATGGCTTCTGAAGAAGAAATCCGCGCACTTGTTGGTGCAGGTCCAGGTTCACTTGGCCCTGTTGGCCTAGAGCTACCATTCATCGTTGACCGCTCTGTTGCTGTAATGAGCGACTTTGGCGCTGGCGCAAACGTAGACGGTAAGCACTACTTCGGTATTAACTGGGGTCGTGATGTTGAGCTTGCTCAAATTGAAGATCTACGTAACGTAGTTGAAGGCGACCTAAGCCCATGTGGTCAAGGTACTATCCAACTTAAGCGTGGTATCGAAGTTGGTCACATCTTCCAGCTGGGTAATACTTACTCTAAAGCAATGAACTGTAACGTGCTTGGTCCTGACGGCAAGAGCGTAATCCTAGAAATGGGTTGTTACGGTATCGGTGTTTCACGTGTTGTTGCATCTGCTATCGAGCAAAACCACGATAAATACGGTATCACTTGGCCAGACGCTCTAGCGCCGTTCCAAGTTGCTATCGTACCAATGAACATGCACAAATCTGAGCGCGTTAAAGAAGCAGCTGAGAAGCTATACGCTGAATTAACAGCTATGGGTATCGAAGTTCTATTCGATGACCGTAAAGAGCGCCCAGGTGTTATGTTTAAAGATATCGAGCTAGTGGGTATTCCTCACACTATCGTTATCGGTGATCGCAGCATGGACGAAGGTAACTTCGAATACAAAAACCGTCGTACTGGTGATAAAGAAGCTATCGCAATGGACACGGTTATCGAGCACCTTAAAGCTCAACTAGCTTAG
- a CDS encoding DUF3301 domain-containing protein: MIDNLLAILFLCFFCFLFWQQRRQSELAKAAIARKCKELDLQLLSVAFSGHKLKMRHELTTIWRWHTVYQFEFSALGDDLYQGKLIMVGFRSMRFELQPHRM; this comes from the coding sequence ATGATAGATAACTTATTGGCTATTTTGTTTCTGTGCTTCTTTTGCTTTTTATTTTGGCAGCAGCGCAGGCAATCAGAGCTTGCGAAGGCTGCCATTGCGAGAAAGTGTAAAGAGCTGGACTTACAATTGTTGAGTGTCGCTTTTAGTGGTCATAAGCTTAAGATGCGCCATGAGTTAACCACGATTTGGCGCTGGCATACTGTGTACCAATTTGAATTTTCAGCGTTAGGTGATGACCTATACCAAGGTAAACTGATCATGGTCGGTTTCCGCTCTATGCGGTTTGAGCTACAGCCTCATAGAATGTAA